From one Lolium rigidum isolate FL_2022 chromosome 4, APGP_CSIRO_Lrig_0.1, whole genome shotgun sequence genomic stretch:
- the LOC124708826 gene encoding peroxidase 42-like gives MASSRAILALCLLATVLCPALSRPRPLPNLPVNGPRNLANGLSYDFHADSCPDLVDIVWPIVESAVLGEIAIAAGLLRIFFHDCFPQGCDASVLLTGANSELDLPPNLTLQTRALQLIEDVRVKVHAACGATVSCADILTLATRDAVFVAGQSEVFYFYEMPLGRFDSLAPANSADVFALPRSDANASVLLDSFKTRNLEPIDLVALSGAHTVGKASCGNFNNRFSEDSDFARKLAANCSSDVNRLQDLDVTTPIVFDNKYFSNLLEGKGVFTSDQVLASDGRTQWAVQGLAQNKWWFYSQFRDSLIKLSQFQPNGNVGEIRSKSCFTTNGQSSLLEEGFAASA, from the exons ATGGCGTCGAGCAGGGCAATCTTGGCCCTGTGCCTCCTTGCCACCGTGCTCTGCCCAGCCCTGTCGAGGCCGCGGCCGCTTCCGAACTTGCCGGTCAACGGCCCTCGCAACCTCGCCAACGGCCTCTCCTATGACTTCCACGCGGACTCGTGCCCGGACCTAGTGGACATCGTGTGGCCGATCGTGGAGAGCGCGGTCCTGGGCGAgatcgccatcgccgccggcctcctccgcatcttcttccaCGACTGCTTCCCCCAgggctgcgacgcgtccgtcctcCTGACGGGGGCCAACAGCGAGCTGGATCTGCCGCCGAACCTGACGCTGCAGACACGGGCGCTGCAGCTCATCGAGGACGTCCGCGTCAAGGTGCACGCCGCCTGCGGCGCCACcgtctcctgcgccgacatcCTCACCCTCGCCACCCGCGACGCCGTCTTCGTG GCCGGGCAGAGCGAGGTGTTCTACTTCTACGAGATGCCGCTGGGCCGGTTCGACAGCCTTGCGCCGGCCAACAGCGCCGACGTCTTCGCCCTCCCACGGTCCGACGCAAACGCCAGCGTGCTCCTCGACTCCTTCAAGACCCGCAACCTGGAGCCCATCGACCTGGTCGCGCTCTCCGGAGCGCACACCGTCGGGAAGGCGAGCTGCGGCAACTTCAACAACCGCTTCTCCGAGGACTCCGACTTCGCCCGGAAGCTCGCCGCCAACTGCTCCAGCGACGTCAACCGGCTGCAGGACCTCGACGTCACCACCCCCATCGTCTTCGACAACAAGTACTTCAGCAACCTGCTGGAGGGGAAGGGGGTGTTCACCTCCGACCAGGTGCTCGCCAGCGACGGCCGCACCCAGTGGGCGGTCCAGGGCCTCGCCCAGAACAAGTGGTGGTTCTACTCCCAGTTCCGTGACTCCCTCATCAAGCTCAGCCAGTTCCAGCCCAATGGAAACGTCGGCGAGATCCGCAGCAAGAGCTGCTTCACCACCAACGGACAGAGCTCACTTCTAGAGGAGGGGTTCGCGGCATCTGCTTGA